In Tessaracoccus flavus, the following are encoded in one genomic region:
- a CDS encoding NAD(P)H-quinone oxidoreductase, with protein sequence MRAVVVENPGDVDALTIQDVPTPEPGPGEVLVKTVASGVNRADVLQRQGHYPPPPGITDVIGLEASGVVEEVGQGVTRWRKGDEVVALLSGGGYAEFFVAPEGQLIPPPPGVDLVSAAGVLEVAATVVSNLKVGQLSPGETFLVHGGAGGIGTFATQYAKALGATVVATAGSDAKLQHCLAHGADHALDYHGDWVEALKAATGGADVILDIIGAKYLELNLKALKKRGRIVVIGLQGGVKGTLNLGALLSKQASIAATSLRFRPTDEKAEICAAVEAEVWPMLADGRIRLSPETRIPFDEVRRAHEQLTGGDNVGKIVLVH encoded by the coding sequence ATGCGTGCAGTTGTAGTTGAGAATCCCGGCGACGTCGACGCCCTGACCATCCAGGATGTGCCCACCCCGGAGCCCGGACCCGGTGAGGTCCTCGTCAAGACGGTGGCGTCCGGCGTGAACCGCGCCGACGTCCTGCAGCGCCAGGGTCACTACCCCCCGCCCCCCGGCATCACCGATGTCATCGGATTGGAGGCCTCCGGCGTCGTCGAGGAGGTCGGCCAGGGGGTCACCCGCTGGAGGAAGGGCGACGAGGTTGTCGCGCTGCTCTCCGGCGGCGGGTACGCGGAGTTCTTCGTCGCGCCCGAGGGCCAGTTGATCCCCCCGCCCCCGGGGGTCGACCTCGTCTCCGCGGCCGGCGTCCTTGAGGTGGCGGCGACCGTGGTGTCCAACCTCAAGGTCGGTCAACTCTCTCCCGGCGAGACCTTCCTCGTGCACGGCGGGGCAGGAGGCATCGGCACGTTCGCCACGCAGTACGCCAAGGCGCTCGGCGCCACCGTCGTCGCCACCGCCGGCAGCGACGCCAAGCTGCAGCACTGCCTGGCGCACGGCGCCGATCACGCCCTCGACTACCACGGGGACTGGGTCGAGGCGCTCAAGGCGGCCACCGGTGGTGCCGACGTCATCCTCGACATCATCGGCGCGAAGTACCTGGAGCTCAACCTCAAGGCGCTGAAGAAGCGCGGACGGATCGTCGTGATCGGGCTGCAGGGTGGAGTCAAGGGCACGCTGAACCTCGGGGCACTGCTCAGCAAGCAGGCCTCGATCGCCGCCACCTCGCTGCGGTTCCGCCCAACCGACGAGAAGGCGGAGATCTGCGCCGCCGTCGAGGCCGAGGTCTGGCCGATGCTCGCGGACGGCCGAATCCGCCTCTCCCCCGAGACCCGCATCCCGTTCGACGAGGTGCGCCGTGCCCACGAGCAGCTGACCGGCGGCGACAACGTCGGCAAGATCGTCCTCGTGCACTGA
- the pgi gene encoding glucose-6-phosphate isomerase, translating to MITPVDATTTEAWADLRTLKDALVPDLRAWFEADPRRAEDLSYDLADLRIDLSKNLITDDIVAALMRLAEQVGFASRRDAMFAGERINVTENRSVLHTALRLPRDAELTVDGQDVVTDVHEVLDRMYAFADKVRSGEWVGVTGQRIETVVNIGIGGSDLGPVMVYEALLPYKQDGLDCRFISNIDPSDCAETLADLDPTTTLFIVASKTFTTLETLTNARMARSWLLDKLAEAGAIDSTDNARRDAVGKHFVAVSTALDKVADFGIDPANAFGFWDWVGGRYSVDSAVGLPVAIAIGPDGFRDFLAGFHAVDQHFLNESPERNVPLLMGLLNIWYVNFLDAHTHAVLPYAQYLHRFPAYLQQLTMESNGKSVRWDGTPVTSHTGEVFWGEPGTNGQHAFYQLIHQGTRLIPADFIAVANPAHPVSDGDTDVHGLFLANFFAQTAALAFGKTAEEVRAEGTAEEIVPARVFEGNKPTTSIMAPELSPSVVGQLIALYEHITFVQGIVWGIDSFDQWGVELGKKLALEIAPAVFGDAEALAAQDPSTQAMVSWYLAKRD from the coding sequence ATGATCACACCGGTTGACGCCACCACCACCGAAGCGTGGGCTGACCTGCGCACGCTCAAGGACGCCCTCGTCCCCGATCTCCGCGCCTGGTTCGAAGCCGACCCCCGGCGGGCCGAGGACCTCAGCTACGACCTCGCCGACCTGCGGATCGACCTGTCGAAGAACCTCATCACCGACGACATCGTCGCGGCGCTCATGCGGCTGGCCGAGCAGGTGGGGTTCGCGAGCCGTCGCGATGCGATGTTCGCCGGTGAGCGCATCAACGTCACCGAGAACCGCTCCGTGCTGCACACCGCGCTGAGGCTGCCGCGCGACGCCGAACTCACCGTCGACGGCCAGGACGTTGTGACGGACGTGCACGAGGTCCTCGACCGGATGTACGCGTTCGCCGACAAGGTGCGCTCCGGCGAATGGGTGGGCGTCACCGGACAGCGGATCGAGACGGTCGTCAACATCGGCATCGGCGGCTCCGATCTCGGCCCCGTCATGGTCTACGAGGCGCTGCTTCCGTACAAACAGGACGGCCTCGACTGCCGTTTCATCTCGAACATCGACCCCAGCGACTGCGCCGAGACCCTCGCCGACCTCGACCCCACGACGACGCTGTTCATCGTCGCCTCCAAGACCTTCACCACCCTGGAGACGCTCACTAACGCCCGGATGGCGCGGTCGTGGCTGCTCGACAAGCTCGCCGAGGCCGGTGCCATCGACAGCACCGACAACGCCCGGCGCGACGCGGTGGGCAAGCACTTCGTCGCCGTCTCCACGGCGCTGGACAAGGTGGCCGACTTCGGCATCGATCCTGCCAACGCGTTCGGCTTCTGGGACTGGGTGGGCGGCCGCTACTCCGTCGACTCGGCGGTGGGGCTGCCCGTCGCGATCGCCATCGGACCCGACGGCTTCCGCGACTTCCTCGCGGGCTTCCACGCCGTCGACCAGCACTTCCTCAACGAGTCTCCCGAGCGCAACGTGCCGCTGCTGATGGGCCTGCTCAACATCTGGTACGTCAACTTCCTCGACGCCCACACCCACGCCGTGCTGCCCTACGCCCAGTACCTGCACCGGTTCCCGGCCTACCTGCAGCAGCTGACGATGGAGTCCAACGGCAAGTCGGTGCGGTGGGACGGCACCCCGGTGACGTCGCACACCGGGGAGGTGTTCTGGGGCGAGCCGGGCACCAACGGCCAGCACGCGTTCTACCAGCTGATCCACCAGGGCACCCGCCTGATTCCGGCCGACTTCATCGCCGTCGCCAACCCCGCCCACCCTGTCTCCGACGGCGATACGGACGTCCACGGTCTGTTCCTGGCCAACTTCTTCGCCCAGACGGCGGCGCTGGCGTTCGGCAAGACCGCGGAGGAGGTGCGCGCCGAGGGCACGGCCGAGGAGATCGTCCCCGCGCGCGTCTTCGAGGGCAACAAGCCCACCACCTCGATCATGGCGCCGGAGCTGTCGCCGTCGGTGGTCGGGCAGCTGATCGCCCTGTACGAGCACATCACGTTTGTGCAGGGCATCGTGTGGGGGATCGACTCGTTCGACCAGTGGGGCGTCGAGCTGGGCAAGAAGCTCGCGCTGGAGATCGCTCCGGCGGTCTTCGGCGACGCAGAGGCGCTCGCCGCGCAGGACCCCTCGACGCAGGCGATGGTGAGCTGGTACCTGGCCAAGCGTGACTGA
- a CDS encoding SanA/YdcF family protein has translation MTDDVGSSSDGARPRRRRLRWVLGLVVALAVAPMLGAAVHVGVGSWGGAYDVEGVPERAVGMVLGAKAGPNGPSDFLAARLEVARRLYRQGKISAILVSGDGRERPSSETAAMRDYLVERGIPDEHIVEDPAGFDTYDSCVRAHEVYGVRELILVTQDYHLGRALTICRAAGMDAVGVGDTSMFGRYPLNWIKGWLREWPANVKMEWDLLTARPPQSDPFDGALLEAVGDR, from the coding sequence GTGACTGACGACGTCGGCTCGAGCAGCGACGGGGCGCGCCCCCGTCGCCGCAGGTTGCGCTGGGTGCTGGGCCTGGTGGTCGCGCTGGCGGTGGCTCCCATGCTGGGAGCGGCCGTCCACGTGGGCGTCGGCTCCTGGGGCGGTGCCTACGACGTCGAGGGCGTCCCGGAGCGCGCAGTCGGAATGGTCCTCGGGGCCAAGGCGGGACCCAACGGGCCGTCGGACTTCCTGGCGGCACGGCTCGAGGTGGCGCGTCGGCTCTACCGGCAGGGCAAGATCAGCGCCATCCTCGTCAGCGGCGACGGGCGGGAGCGGCCCAGCTCAGAGACCGCTGCGATGAGGGACTATCTCGTCGAGCGGGGCATCCCGGATGAACACATCGTCGAGGACCCCGCTGGTTTCGACACCTACGACTCGTGCGTCCGCGCCCACGAGGTGTACGGCGTGCGCGAGCTGATTCTGGTCACGCAGGACTATCACCTGGGCCGGGCGCTGACGATCTGCCGGGCCGCGGGGATGGACGCCGTCGGGGTGGGCGACACGTCGATGTTCGGCCGCTACCCCCTCAACTGGATCAAGGGCTGGCTGCGCGAGTGGCCGGCCAACGTGAAGATGGAGTGGGACCTCCTGACGGCCCGGCCGCCGCAGTCCGACCCGTTCGACGGCGCGCTGCTGGAGGCGGTCGGGGACCGGTAG
- a CDS encoding TrkH family potassium uptake protein — translation MLTALRRLSPLRAILVAFTTAVWVGVGLLMLPIAKRGPGGASFLEAFFTATSAICVTGLTTVDTEHYWTPFGQVIIMLLIQVGGFGVMTLATFIGFAVLGKLSLRSKLTAATEAHTAGPGGLGEVLKGIVLASLLIESVTAATLTLRFWVGYPYSLPEAAWRGVFHAVSSFNNAGFALYSDNIMRFVGDPWICLPLAAATILGGLGFPVLLQLKRCGIDVMRWSMNTRLVIVLSPILLLGGWLFIGVLEWSNPGTLGPLSWPDKLLASFFHSVQTRTSGFNSVDIGAMHGATRLGMDVLMFIGGGPAGTAGGIKVTTFAVLFFIIWTELRGDTAVHIFGKRLSRAVHRQAISVALLAVALVVMSTMALLLLTPFTLDVVLFQVVSSFGTVGLSTGITAALDPVSQLVLCFLMYVGRLGPITFASALALTPRRRLFELPKERPIIG, via the coding sequence GTGCTCACTGCTCTGCGTAGGTTGAGCCCCCTGCGGGCCATCCTCGTCGCATTCACCACGGCCGTGTGGGTGGGCGTCGGGCTGCTGATGCTCCCGATCGCCAAGCGCGGCCCCGGCGGGGCCTCCTTCCTGGAGGCGTTCTTCACCGCCACCTCCGCCATCTGCGTGACAGGCCTCACCACCGTCGACACCGAGCACTACTGGACGCCGTTCGGGCAGGTCATCATCATGCTGCTCATCCAGGTGGGCGGCTTCGGCGTGATGACACTGGCCACCTTCATAGGGTTCGCGGTGCTCGGCAAGCTGTCGCTCCGCTCGAAGCTCACCGCCGCCACGGAGGCGCACACCGCGGGGCCGGGCGGTCTGGGTGAGGTGCTGAAGGGCATCGTCCTGGCGAGCCTGCTGATCGAGTCGGTGACCGCGGCAACGCTGACGTTGCGATTCTGGGTCGGCTACCCCTATTCGCTGCCCGAGGCGGCCTGGCGCGGTGTCTTCCACGCGGTGTCGAGCTTCAACAACGCCGGTTTCGCCCTCTACAGCGACAACATCATGCGGTTCGTGGGCGACCCCTGGATCTGCCTGCCGCTCGCGGCCGCCACCATTCTCGGAGGGCTTGGTTTCCCCGTGCTCCTCCAGTTGAAGCGGTGCGGTATCGACGTCATGCGGTGGTCGATGAACACCCGGCTGGTCATCGTGCTCAGCCCCATCCTGCTGCTGGGCGGCTGGCTCTTCATCGGGGTGCTCGAGTGGTCCAACCCGGGCACGCTGGGACCTCTGTCCTGGCCGGACAAGCTGCTGGCGAGTTTCTTCCACTCGGTGCAGACGCGGACGTCGGGCTTCAACTCCGTCGATATCGGCGCCATGCACGGCGCGACCCGCCTCGGCATGGACGTGCTGATGTTCATCGGCGGCGGCCCGGCCGGCACCGCCGGCGGCATCAAGGTCACCACCTTCGCCGTGCTCTTCTTCATCATCTGGACCGAACTGCGCGGCGACACCGCAGTCCACATCTTCGGCAAGCGACTGTCCCGCGCGGTCCACCGGCAGGCGATCTCGGTGGCGCTGCTCGCCGTCGCCCTCGTCGTCATGTCGACCATGGCGCTGCTGCTGCTCACCCCGTTCACCCTCGACGTCGTCTTGTTCCAGGTGGTGTCGTCGTTCGGCACGGTCGGGCTCTCGACCGGCATCACCGCCGCCCTGGACCCGGTCTCGCAGCTCGTGTTGTGCTTCCTCATGTACGTGGGCCGGCTCGGACCCATCACGTTCGCCTCCGCACTGGCGCTGACGCCGCGCAGGAGGCTGTTCGAACTACCCAAGGAAAGGCCGATCATTGGTTAA
- a CDS encoding potassium channel family protein, whose product MVNLRSLRKPDSAGMADHVVVIGLGRFGESVALELMATGADVLGIDIGEDPVARMNARLTHAVQADATREEVLRQLGVDEAEYVVVAIGDSIEASLLTSSLVLSFGVPQLWAKAVSDAHGRILEQIGVHHVVHPEREIGRRVAHLLRARLQDYIELGGGYALVRTTPPAAVIGRPIREIHVRRNFGVTVIASKGSDGDWKDVTGDTVLADGDEILLTGPIAKAERFHLK is encoded by the coding sequence TTGGTTAATCTGCGCTCCCTCCGCAAACCCGACTCCGCCGGGATGGCCGATCACGTGGTGGTGATCGGGCTCGGCCGATTTGGCGAGTCCGTGGCACTGGAACTCATGGCCACCGGCGCCGACGTGCTGGGAATAGACATAGGAGAAGACCCAGTCGCGCGGATGAACGCGCGGCTCACCCATGCAGTCCAGGCCGATGCCACCCGCGAGGAGGTGCTCCGCCAGCTCGGCGTGGATGAGGCCGAGTACGTGGTGGTCGCGATTGGCGATTCGATCGAGGCGAGCCTCCTGACGTCGTCGCTCGTCCTCAGCTTCGGGGTGCCCCAGCTCTGGGCGAAGGCCGTGTCTGACGCTCACGGCCGCATTCTCGAGCAGATCGGCGTCCACCACGTGGTGCACCCCGAGCGCGAGATCGGGCGCCGCGTCGCGCACCTGCTGCGCGCCCGACTCCAGGACTACATCGAACTCGGCGGCGGGTACGCGCTGGTGCGCACAACCCCGCCGGCCGCGGTGATCGGCCGCCCGATCAGGGAGATCCACGTGCGCCGCAACTTCGGGGTGACGGTGATCGCCTCGAAGGGATCCGACGGCGATTGGAAGGACGTCACGGGCGACACGGTGCTGGCCGACGGCGATGAGATCCTCCTGACCGGACCCATCGCGAAGGCGGAGCGCTTCCACCTGAAGTGA
- a CDS encoding DeoR/GlpR family DNA-binding transcription regulator yields the protein MERLDEGARQQAIADSVERIGRARVADLAREFAVSTVTIRKDLNALERRGVLRRVHGAATRLRASDGSAFPSRVSLCPQEKRDIARRAAQRVPDGAVIALDSSSTVYFLAKELLQRRGLTVVTYSLPTASLLLDGSTATVHLLGGVLSRSTRAVMPPADLGAPSVEIEMFFGGAHSASPELGLGEPDEAEAATKRHLALLAPQRYALLTSDKADETAAHTYLGPDEVTGIFTDPGLPADVVSRWRAAGVRVDAGRTR from the coding sequence ATGGAACGTCTCGACGAAGGCGCCCGTCAACAAGCGATCGCTGATTCGGTCGAGCGGATCGGCCGCGCGCGGGTGGCCGACCTCGCCCGCGAGTTCGCCGTCTCCACGGTCACCATCCGCAAGGATCTCAACGCTCTCGAACGACGCGGCGTGCTGAGGAGGGTGCACGGCGCGGCCACACGGCTGCGGGCGTCCGACGGCAGCGCCTTCCCGAGCAGGGTGAGCCTCTGCCCGCAGGAGAAGCGCGACATCGCGCGGCGCGCTGCCCAACGGGTGCCGGACGGGGCCGTCATCGCCCTGGACTCCTCCAGCACCGTGTATTTCCTCGCCAAGGAACTGCTGCAGCGGCGCGGCCTGACCGTCGTGACCTACTCGCTCCCGACGGCCTCCCTGCTGCTCGACGGCTCGACGGCCACGGTCCACCTCCTCGGTGGGGTGCTGTCACGATCGACGAGAGCGGTGATGCCGCCGGCGGATCTGGGGGCCCCCAGCGTCGAGATCGAGATGTTTTTCGGCGGTGCACACTCCGCCTCCCCTGAGCTCGGGTTGGGGGAACCGGATGAGGCCGAGGCAGCCACCAAGCGACACCTGGCTCTGCTCGCTCCCCAGCGCTACGCCCTGCTGACGTCGGACAAGGCCGACGAGACGGCCGCGCACACGTACCTCGGCCCCGACGAGGTGACGGGCATCTTCACCGACCCCGGGCTGCCGGCCGACGTGGTGTCCCGCTGGCGTGCTGCAGGCGTCCGGGTTGACGCCGGACGCACCCGTTGA
- a CDS encoding xylulokinase, with translation MDASTAISRGETALGIEFGSTRIKAVLIGPDNSPLATGGHEWKSSFVDGVWTYSLDDVWAGVQAAYADLAANVQERHGVTLQTVGALGVSAMMHGYLAFNADGELLVPFRTWQNTITGEAAGVLTQLFQHNIPQRWSVAHLYQAVLGGEEHVTDIDYLVTLAGYVHWRLTGERALGVGDASGMFPIDPATGTYDEGMLGQFDELVADKGYPWRLADLLPRVLPAGAAAGTLTDEGARLLDPTGQLQPGVAVAPPEGDAGTGMVATNSVARRTANVSAGTSIFAMVVLEGQLKALHEEIDLVTTPAGDLVAMAHCNNGTIDLSAWVSLFGEVATAVGATIGMNELFEALYTAALDGDPDGGGMLAYNYLAGEHVTGLEAGRPLFVRTPSSSFTLANFMRTQLFASLGALRVGMDVLLKDEGVQLDSMFAHGGLFKTKGVAQRFLAGAMNTPVSVGEVAGEGGAWGMALLAKFVGQGQDLAGWLGAEVFARADVSTVEPDPDDVTGFDQFMERYRAGLAIERAAVDALR, from the coding sequence ATGGACGCAAGCACCGCCATCAGCCGAGGCGAGACCGCGCTGGGCATCGAGTTCGGATCCACCCGCATCAAGGCCGTTCTCATCGGACCGGACAACTCCCCGCTGGCAACCGGCGGACACGAGTGGAAGTCGTCGTTCGTCGACGGTGTCTGGACCTATTCCCTCGACGACGTGTGGGCCGGCGTGCAGGCCGCCTACGCCGACCTCGCCGCGAACGTGCAGGAGCGCCACGGGGTGACGCTCCAGACCGTCGGTGCCCTGGGTGTCTCCGCGATGATGCACGGCTACCTCGCCTTCAACGCCGACGGCGAGCTTCTCGTGCCGTTCAGGACCTGGCAGAACACGATCACCGGTGAGGCCGCGGGCGTGCTCACCCAGCTGTTCCAGCACAACATTCCGCAGCGGTGGAGCGTCGCGCACCTGTATCAGGCCGTCCTCGGCGGCGAGGAGCACGTCACGGACATCGACTACCTCGTGACCCTCGCGGGATACGTGCACTGGCGCCTGACCGGCGAGCGTGCGCTCGGCGTCGGCGACGCGAGCGGCATGTTCCCGATCGATCCGGCCACCGGCACCTACGACGAGGGGATGCTCGGCCAGTTCGACGAGCTCGTGGCGGACAAGGGGTATCCGTGGCGGCTGGCGGACCTCCTGCCGCGCGTGCTGCCCGCCGGCGCCGCCGCGGGGACGCTCACCGACGAGGGCGCCCGCCTGCTCGACCCGACGGGCCAGCTCCAGCCCGGCGTCGCCGTCGCACCGCCCGAAGGCGACGCGGGCACCGGAATGGTGGCCACCAACTCGGTCGCCCGCCGCACCGCGAATGTGTCCGCCGGCACCAGCATCTTCGCCATGGTGGTGCTGGAGGGTCAGCTGAAGGCACTGCATGAGGAGATCGACCTCGTGACGACCCCGGCGGGCGACCTCGTCGCGATGGCCCACTGCAACAACGGAACGATCGATCTCTCCGCCTGGGTGTCGCTCTTCGGGGAGGTTGCCACCGCGGTCGGAGCCACGATCGGCATGAACGAGCTGTTCGAGGCGCTGTACACCGCAGCGCTCGACGGTGATCCCGACGGAGGCGGCATGCTGGCGTACAACTACCTTGCCGGCGAGCACGTGACCGGCCTGGAGGCCGGGCGGCCGCTGTTCGTGCGCACCCCGTCGAGCAGCTTCACGCTGGCCAACTTCATGCGCACCCAGCTGTTCGCCTCCCTCGGTGCGCTGCGCGTGGGCATGGACGTCCTGCTCAAGGACGAGGGCGTGCAGCTCGACTCGATGTTCGCCCACGGCGGTCTGTTCAAGACCAAGGGCGTCGCCCAGCGGTTCCTCGCCGGCGCGATGAACACGCCGGTGTCGGTGGGCGAGGTCGCGGGTGAGGGCGGCGCCTGGGGGATGGCGCTGCTGGCGAAGTTCGTCGGTCAGGGTCAAGACCTGGCCGGCTGGCTCGGCGCGGAGGTCTTCGCCCGCGCCGACGTCTCCACCGTGGAGCCCGATCCTGACGACGTGACCGGCTTCGACCAGTTCATGGAGCGCTACCGCGCCGGCTTGGCGATCGAGCGCGCCGCCGTCGACGCCCTGCGCTGA
- the argS gene encoding arginine--tRNA ligase: protein MQSLPALLDARLRDLTGVDPEMRPATKPQFGHFQSNVALRLAKQEGRPPREVAADIVERLDVDDLCEPLEIAGPGFINFRMRTDVLAASATALLEDPNGGINPARYPQRVVIDYSSPNVAKQMHVGHLRSTIIGDCFNRVLSALGHTVIPQNHVGDWGRQFGMLVEQILEEGLDPATLDLPGAEALYQRANEHLKSDEEFATRSRDRVVKLQAGDEETRRIWQQLIDISVAGFNETYARMNVLLTDDDIAGESTYNDDLPVVAADLEDRGIAAVDDGALVVFVDGFNAPAIIRNQRGGYGYATTDLAAIRHRVNTLGADRIIYVVGAPQTFHFEQVFAVARLAGYLPQDVKAEHVGFGQVLGADGKKFSTREGTAVPLNTLFDMAEAEAAPNIALAAIKYADLSSGLQKDYAFDASRMVQTHGDTGPYLQYAHARVNQILRKAEAEGIHWGSVSVLDEPAEQQLALLLSGFGDVVDEVAQTLAPHKLCGYLYDLAGGLSAFYEACPVLKSEGDVRASRLALCAATQQVLAKGLYLLGIDAPERM, encoded by the coding sequence ATGCAGTCTCTCCCCGCGCTCCTCGACGCCCGCCTCCGGGACCTGACCGGCGTCGACCCCGAGATGCGTCCGGCCACCAAGCCGCAGTTCGGGCACTTCCAGTCCAACGTCGCGCTCCGGCTCGCCAAGCAGGAGGGTCGTCCGCCCCGCGAGGTGGCGGCCGACATCGTCGAGCGGTTGGACGTCGACGATCTGTGCGAGCCGCTCGAGATCGCCGGCCCGGGCTTCATCAACTTCCGCATGCGCACCGACGTGCTGGCCGCGTCGGCGACGGCGCTCCTGGAAGACCCCAACGGTGGAATCAACCCCGCCCGCTACCCGCAGCGGGTGGTCATCGACTACTCGTCGCCCAACGTCGCGAAGCAGATGCACGTCGGCCACCTGCGTTCCACGATCATCGGTGACTGCTTCAACCGGGTGCTCTCCGCGCTCGGCCACACCGTCATTCCGCAGAACCACGTGGGCGACTGGGGCAGGCAGTTCGGCATGCTGGTCGAGCAGATCCTGGAGGAGGGCCTCGACCCCGCAACTCTCGACCTGCCGGGGGCCGAGGCGCTCTACCAGCGGGCCAACGAGCACCTGAAGTCGGACGAGGAGTTCGCGACGCGCAGCCGCGACCGCGTCGTCAAGCTCCAGGCCGGCGACGAGGAGACCCGGCGCATCTGGCAGCAGCTCATCGACATCTCCGTGGCCGGCTTCAACGAGACCTACGCCCGGATGAACGTGCTGCTCACCGACGACGACATCGCGGGGGAGTCGACCTACAACGACGATCTGCCCGTCGTGGCCGCCGACCTCGAGGACCGTGGGATCGCGGCCGTCGACGACGGTGCACTCGTGGTGTTCGTCGACGGCTTCAACGCGCCGGCGATCATCCGGAACCAGCGCGGCGGCTACGGCTACGCCACCACCGACCTCGCCGCGATCAGGCACCGCGTCAACACGCTGGGCGCTGACCGCATCATCTACGTCGTGGGTGCCCCGCAGACCTTCCACTTCGAGCAGGTCTTCGCCGTCGCCCGGTTGGCCGGCTACCTCCCGCAGGACGTGAAGGCCGAGCATGTGGGGTTCGGGCAGGTGCTCGGAGCCGACGGCAAGAAGTTCTCCACCCGCGAAGGCACCGCGGTACCGCTCAACACGCTGTTCGACATGGCGGAGGCAGAAGCGGCGCCCAACATCGCGTTGGCCGCCATCAAGTACGCCGACCTCAGCAGCGGGTTGCAGAAGGACTACGCGTTCGACGCCTCCCGCATGGTGCAGACGCACGGAGACACCGGGCCGTACCTCCAGTACGCCCACGCACGCGTCAACCAGATCCTGCGCAAGGCCGAGGCTGAGGGCATCCACTGGGGTTCGGTGAGCGTCCTCGACGAGCCGGCTGAACAGCAGCTGGCGCTGCTCCTGAGCGGGTTCGGCGACGTCGTCGACGAGGTGGCGCAGACTCTGGCACCGCACAAGCTCTGCGGCTACCTCTACGATCTGGCCGGAGGCCTCTCCGCGTTCTACGAGGCCTGCCCCGTGCTCAAATCCGAAGGTGACGTTCGCGCGTCCCGGCTCGCGCTCTGCGCAGCCACCCAGCAGGTGCTCGCGAAGGGCCTCTACCTCCTCGGGATCGACGCCCCCGAGCGCATGTGA
- the ppgK gene encoding polyphosphate--glucose phosphotransferase, which produces MSIFLGIDVGGSGIKGAPVDLTQGDFAADRLRIPTPAKSTPKNVAQVIGEIIEAFSDEIGDNPVGLTIPAPVVHGRVPFIANLDQKWAGLQADEYFEDALGRPITLVNDADAAGLAEVHFGAAKGHEGLVILTTLGTGIGSAIIYRGVLIPNAELGHVELAGYDAERRAASSIKDKEGLSYEEWATERLQPYYAHLEMLFSPDLFVVGGGVSKDWNQFGDLLNLKTEIIPAKLRNRAGIIGAALAAQDAQEHPDLQ; this is translated from the coding sequence ATGAGCATCTTTTTGGGCATCGACGTTGGCGGCTCGGGCATCAAGGGCGCGCCCGTCGATCTCACGCAGGGCGACTTCGCCGCTGACCGGCTCCGCATTCCGACGCCGGCCAAGTCGACGCCGAAGAACGTGGCCCAGGTGATCGGGGAGATCATCGAGGCCTTCTCCGACGAGATCGGCGACAACCCCGTCGGGCTGACGATCCCCGCGCCCGTGGTCCACGGCCGAGTGCCGTTCATCGCCAACCTCGACCAGAAGTGGGCGGGGCTACAGGCCGACGAGTACTTCGAGGACGCGCTGGGCCGCCCGATCACGCTCGTCAACGACGCCGACGCCGCGGGCCTGGCCGAGGTGCACTTCGGTGCCGCCAAGGGGCACGAGGGCCTCGTCATTCTCACCACGCTGGGCACGGGAATCGGGTCGGCGATCATCTACCGCGGGGTGCTCATCCCCAACGCCGAGCTGGGCCACGTCGAGCTCGCCGGCTACGACGCGGAACGGCGTGCGGCGTCGTCGATCAAGGACAAGGAGGGCCTCTCCTACGAGGAGTGGGCCACCGAGCGCCTGCAGCCCTACTACGCGCACCTCGAGATGCTGTTCTCCCCCGACCTGTTTGTCGTGGGCGGCGGCGTCTCCAAGGACTGGAACCAGTTCGGCGATCTGCTCAACCTCAAGACCGAGATCATCCCCGCGAAGCTCCGCAACCGTGCCGGCATCATCGGCGCCGCGCTGGCGGCCCAGGACGCGCAGGAGCACCCCGACCTGCAGTGA